A region from the Variovorax sp. RKNM96 genome encodes:
- a CDS encoding GNAT family N-acetyltransferase: MSAAQIPAFHLRSRDGTAEESLVLAGIWRRAWISANRGAAFTEPISHWLRRVQTEFVLPAEVVLAERDGQVLAFMVLLERREYVAQLFVEPHLRNQGLGQALLDEACVRIPTGWRLHVATTNTTAQRFYERYGLVRGTVDHHPTSGRERIAYHWSPSRPPWRVG, translated from the coding sequence ATGTCCGCCGCCCAAATCCCCGCCTTCCACCTGCGGTCGCGCGATGGCACCGCCGAAGAGAGCCTCGTGCTGGCCGGCATCTGGCGGCGCGCATGGATCTCGGCCAACCGCGGCGCGGCCTTCACCGAACCCATCTCACACTGGCTGCGCCGCGTGCAGACCGAGTTCGTGCTGCCGGCCGAGGTGGTGCTGGCCGAGCGCGATGGCCAGGTGCTCGCGTTCATGGTGCTGCTGGAGCGGCGGGAGTATGTGGCGCAACTCTTCGTCGAGCCGCACCTGCGCAACCAGGGCCTCGGGCAGGCGCTGCTGGACGAAGCCTGCGTGCGCATACCGACCGGCTGGAGGCTCCACGTGGCCACCACCAACACCACCGCGCAACGTTTCTACGAACGCTATGGCCTCGTGCGCGGCACGGTCGACCACCACCCCACCAGCGGACGCGAACGCATCGCCTACCATTGGTCGCCCTCGCGCCCGCCATGGCGGGTCGGCTGA
- a CDS encoding 3'-5' exonuclease — protein sequence MSDNTSTLQPLPEREQIALLEPFEGLDLKDIVVVTTLQEAEHAAATLLAAGVAGFDTESKPTFAKNEVSGGPHVVQFSTRETAWLFQLHRTECNPVVAALIASTELKKVGFGLSTDLTLIRNRLNIEPGAVYDIDNEFRRRGYRKSVGVKTAVALVFDRRFMKSRKATTSNWANKQLTESQIRYAANDAYASIRVYDALFAGA from the coding sequence GTGAGCGACAACACATCCACGTTGCAGCCCCTTCCCGAACGCGAGCAGATCGCCCTGCTCGAGCCCTTCGAGGGCCTGGACCTGAAGGACATCGTCGTCGTGACCACACTGCAGGAGGCCGAGCACGCCGCAGCCACCTTGCTCGCCGCGGGTGTCGCCGGCTTCGACACCGAATCCAAGCCCACCTTCGCGAAGAACGAGGTCTCGGGCGGACCGCACGTGGTGCAGTTCTCGACCCGCGAGACGGCCTGGCTCTTCCAGCTGCACCGCACCGAATGCAACCCGGTGGTCGCCGCGCTGATCGCCTCCACCGAACTCAAGAAGGTCGGCTTCGGCCTCTCGACCGACCTCACGCTGATCCGCAATCGCCTGAACATCGAGCCCGGTGCGGTGTACGACATCGACAACGAATTCCGCCGCCGCGGCTACCGCAAGTCGGTGGGCGTGAAGACGGCGGTGGCGCTGGTGTTCGACCGGCGCTTCATGAAGTCGCGCAAGGCGACCACCTCGAACTGGGCCAACAAGCAGTTGACGGAATCGCAGATCCGCTATGCGGCCAACGATGCCTACGCGTCGATCCGCGTATACGACGCGCTCTTCGCCGGCGCCTGA
- a CDS encoding Rieske 2Fe-2S domain-containing protein, translating into MTDPTTSTWHPVAPSAGVRPGANIVAGFAEGQELALWRSASGAAQAWENRCPHRSVRFTLGQVIEDRLSCAYHGWQYAAGGGQCVSIPAHPAMQAPRNVCAKVFGAVDAGGMLWVSHTRDASSAPPSLAEAVPAGWHFCRTLTLRAGAEGVRDALAQHGFAADAAPGAFRGALDGVKTAALVLDAQPQFTFVHLWTEAPPGSDAMKTLHTAARNLRGTIETQG; encoded by the coding sequence ATGACCGATCCGACCACTTCCACCTGGCACCCCGTGGCGCCATCCGCCGGCGTACGCCCCGGCGCCAACATCGTCGCCGGCTTCGCCGAGGGACAGGAACTCGCGCTCTGGCGCTCGGCCAGCGGCGCGGCGCAGGCCTGGGAAAACCGCTGCCCGCACCGCAGCGTGCGCTTCACGCTCGGCCAGGTCATCGAAGACCGCCTCTCCTGCGCGTACCACGGCTGGCAGTACGCCGCGGGCGGCGGGCAGTGCGTCAGCATTCCGGCCCATCCGGCGATGCAGGCGCCGCGCAACGTCTGCGCCAAGGTGTTCGGCGCGGTCGATGCGGGCGGCATGCTGTGGGTCAGCCACACGCGAGACGCATCGTCTGCGCCGCCTTCGCTGGCCGAAGCCGTGCCGGCCGGCTGGCACTTCTGCCGCACGCTGACGCTGCGTGCCGGCGCAGAGGGCGTGCGCGATGCGCTTGCACAGCACGGCTTCGCGGCCGATGCAGCACCGGGCGCATTTCGAGGTGCGCTCGACGGAGTGAAGACCGCTGCACTGGTGCTGGACGCACAGCCGCAGTTCACCTTCGTCCACCTGTGGACCGAGGCGCCGCCCGGCTCCGACGCAATGAAGACCCTCCACACGGCCGCGCGCAACCTGCGCGGCACCATCGAAACACAAGGCTGA
- the fghA gene encoding S-formylglutathione hydrolase: MTDHTPKTLSEHPCFGGVQSFHAHASQEIGLPMRFSVYLPPQAANGPVPALLYLAGLTCNEETFAIKAGAQRMAASLGIALIAPDTSPRGPAADCVPGAKDDWDFGIGAGFYLDATREPWATHWRMESWIVHELLPLAAQHFAIDGQRLGIFGHSMGGHGALTLALRHPGRFKSLSAFAPICAPTECPWGEKAFNGYLGAPGVDRAQWLAHDASALMRSQTVAPYPQGILIDQGLADKFLAEQLHPEAFEAACFAAGQPLTLRRHAGYDHGYYFIQSFMADHIAHHAQSLHAQRP, from the coding sequence ATGACCGACCACACACCCAAGACCCTGTCCGAACACCCTTGTTTCGGCGGCGTGCAGAGCTTTCACGCGCACGCCTCGCAAGAGATCGGGTTGCCGATGCGCTTCTCGGTCTACCTGCCGCCACAGGCCGCGAACGGGCCGGTGCCGGCCCTCCTCTACCTCGCGGGCCTCACCTGCAACGAAGAGACCTTCGCCATCAAGGCCGGCGCGCAGCGCATGGCCGCGAGCCTGGGCATCGCGCTGATCGCGCCCGACACCAGCCCGCGCGGCCCCGCCGCCGATTGCGTACCCGGCGCGAAGGACGACTGGGACTTCGGCATCGGCGCCGGCTTCTACCTCGACGCCACGCGCGAACCGTGGGCCACGCACTGGCGCATGGAAAGCTGGATCGTCCACGAGCTGCTGCCGCTCGCGGCGCAGCACTTCGCGATCGACGGGCAGCGCCTCGGCATCTTCGGCCACTCGATGGGCGGCCATGGCGCGCTCACGCTGGCGCTGCGGCATCCGGGGCGCTTCAAGTCGCTCTCGGCCTTCGCGCCGATCTGCGCGCCCACCGAGTGCCCGTGGGGCGAGAAGGCGTTCAACGGCTACCTCGGCGCACCCGGCGTCGACCGCGCGCAGTGGCTCGCGCACGACGCTAGCGCGCTCATGCGCTCGCAGACCGTCGCGCCGTATCCGCAGGGCATCCTCATCGACCAGGGGCTGGCCGACAAATTCCTTGCGGAGCAACTGCATCCCGAGGCGTTCGAGGCGGCCTGCTTCGCAGCCGGCCAGCCGCTCACGCTGCGCCGGCACGCGGGCTACGACCATGGCTACTACTTCATCCAGAGCTTCATGGCGGACCACATCGCGCACCACGCGCAATCGCTCCACGCCCAGCGGCCCTGA
- a CDS encoding DUF3304 domain-containing protein produces MRTTITWLVVGVFMAGCVQAESGSANVNAKVAEPAMASANLSAYNHTPNYIHRYWVNGQFGANSYAYGGGGSFVCCIMYPPKWTPGLTAVVRWSTSNSDPKGPLNKAWHEKTVPIDRYDRTGSTMNVHFLPNDEVRLVISNGDAYVPNYPGPPGPRKPAGFKF; encoded by the coding sequence ATGCGCACAACAATCACATGGCTGGTCGTGGGGGTCTTCATGGCGGGTTGCGTTCAAGCCGAATCCGGCAGCGCGAACGTGAACGCCAAAGTCGCCGAGCCCGCCATGGCCTCGGCGAATCTGAGTGCTTACAACCACACGCCGAACTACATTCACAGGTACTGGGTCAACGGGCAGTTCGGTGCAAACTCATACGCCTATGGGGGCGGTGGCAGCTTCGTCTGCTGCATCATGTATCCGCCCAAATGGACACCCGGCCTGACTGCGGTCGTCCGCTGGAGCACGAGCAACTCCGATCCGAAGGGACCACTGAACAAGGCGTGGCACGAGAAGACCGTCCCGATCGACCGCTATGACCGGACCGGATCGACGATGAACGTGCACTTCCTGCCCAACGACGAGGTTCGTCTGGTCATCAGCAATGGCGATGCCTATGTCCCCAACTATCCGGGTCCGCCTGGACCCAGGAAGCCCGCAGGCTTCAAGTTTTGA
- a CDS encoding BMP family ABC transporter substrate-binding protein — MHSPARRTLLSAGVAASLLPLRAAWAAGPFKIGFVFLGPVGDTGWTYQHDLGRRELEKNLGTQISVRTVPDTNEGPDSERVARELSADGCKLIFGASFGYMKPMLSVANDNPDTKYLIASGYQTAKNFGGYNARWHEGGYLAGIVAGRTTRSNTIGFVGAHPVPDVMWYLNAFTLGARSVNPKAMVHVVFINSWFDPPKERDAAVALMNQGADVLTHFTDTPAVTTAAEARGVGVISFHSDMRSHAPKNYLTGVTHHWGGFYTKVAREVMAGTWKPSLYLGGIADGVVKMAPMGPRVPKDVADLVQAKERDIASGKLQVFGGPIKDQKGVVRVAAGSNVADADLGKMDWFAEGVMGGSR; from the coding sequence ATGCACAGCCCTGCCCGACGCACCCTGCTCTCCGCCGGCGTCGCCGCCTCCCTGCTCCCATTGCGCGCCGCCTGGGCGGCGGGGCCGTTCAAGATCGGCTTCGTCTTCCTCGGCCCGGTCGGCGACACCGGCTGGACCTACCAGCACGACCTCGGCCGGCGTGAGCTCGAGAAGAACCTCGGCACGCAGATCAGCGTGCGCACCGTGCCCGACACCAACGAGGGCCCCGATTCCGAGCGCGTGGCGCGCGAGCTCTCGGCCGATGGCTGCAAGCTGATCTTCGGCGCCTCCTTCGGCTACATGAAGCCGATGCTTTCGGTCGCCAACGACAACCCCGACACGAAGTACCTGATCGCCAGCGGCTACCAGACCGCGAAGAACTTCGGCGGCTACAACGCCCGCTGGCATGAAGGTGGCTATCTCGCGGGCATCGTGGCGGGAAGGACCACGCGCTCCAACACCATCGGCTTCGTCGGCGCGCACCCGGTGCCCGATGTGATGTGGTACCTGAACGCCTTCACGCTCGGCGCGCGCAGCGTCAACCCGAAGGCGATGGTGCATGTGGTGTTCATCAACTCGTGGTTCGATCCGCCGAAGGAGCGCGACGCCGCCGTCGCGCTGATGAACCAGGGCGCCGACGTGCTCACCCATTTCACCGACACGCCCGCCGTGACCACCGCCGCCGAGGCGCGCGGCGTAGGTGTCATCTCCTTCCATTCAGACATGCGCAGCCATGCACCGAAGAACTACCTCACAGGCGTCACCCACCACTGGGGCGGCTTCTACACCAAGGTGGCGCGCGAGGTGATGGCCGGCACCTGGAAGCCCAGCCTCTACCTGGGCGGCATCGCCGACGGCGTGGTGAAGATGGCGCCGATGGGCCCGCGCGTGCCGAAGGACGTCGCTGACCTCGTGCAGGCGAAGGAGCGCGACATCGCGAGCGGCAAGCTGCAGGTGTTCGGCGGTCCCATCAAGGACCAGAAGGGCGTGGTTCGCGTGGCAGCCGGCAGCAATGTGGCGGACGCGGACCTCGGCAAGATGGACTGGTTCGCCGAAGGCGTCATGGGCGGCTCGCGCTGA
- a CDS encoding S-(hydroxymethyl)glutathione dehydrogenase/class III alcohol dehydrogenase, translating to MKTKAAVAWKSGAPLTIETVDLEGPRFGEVLVEIKATGICHTDYYTLSGADPEGIFPAILGHEGAGIVVDVGPGVTTLKKGDHVIPLYTPECRHCKFCLSRKTNLCQLIRGTQGKGLMPDGTSRFSLDGKPIAHYMGTSTFSNYTVAPEISLAKIREDAPFDKVCYIGCGVTTGIGAVIFTAKVEAGANVVVFGLGGIGLNVIQGAKMVGADKIIGVDLNPEREAMARKFGMTHFINPKDTENVVDAIVQLTDGGADYSFECIGNTKVMRQALECTHKGWGRSIIIGVAEAGAEISTRPFQLVTGRKWEGSAFGGARGRTDVPKIVDWYMEGKINIDDLITHTMPLEDINKGFDLMKRGESIRGVVLY from the coding sequence ATGAAAACCAAAGCCGCCGTCGCCTGGAAATCCGGAGCTCCCCTCACCATCGAAACCGTGGACCTCGAAGGTCCCAGGTTCGGCGAAGTGCTGGTCGAGATCAAGGCCACCGGCATCTGCCACACCGACTACTACACGCTCTCGGGCGCCGACCCCGAAGGCATCTTCCCCGCGATCCTCGGCCACGAAGGCGCGGGCATCGTGGTCGACGTGGGCCCCGGCGTCACCACGCTGAAGAAGGGCGACCACGTCATTCCGCTCTACACGCCCGAATGCCGCCACTGCAAGTTCTGCCTCTCGCGCAAGACCAACCTGTGCCAGCTGATCCGCGGCACGCAGGGCAAGGGCCTGATGCCCGACGGCACCTCGCGCTTCAGCCTCGACGGCAAGCCCATCGCGCACTACATGGGCACCTCGACCTTCAGCAACTACACGGTCGCTCCTGAAATCTCGCTCGCCAAGATCCGCGAGGACGCGCCCTTCGACAAGGTCTGCTACATCGGCTGCGGCGTCACCACTGGCATCGGCGCGGTGATCTTCACGGCCAAGGTGGAAGCCGGCGCCAACGTGGTCGTGTTTGGCCTCGGCGGCATCGGCCTCAATGTGATCCAGGGCGCCAAGATGGTGGGCGCCGACAAGATCATCGGCGTCGACCTGAACCCCGAGCGCGAAGCCATGGCCCGAAAGTTCGGCATGACGCACTTCATCAACCCGAAGGACACCGAGAACGTGGTCGATGCCATCGTGCAGCTGACCGACGGCGGCGCCGACTACAGCTTCGAGTGCATCGGCAACACCAAGGTGATGCGCCAAGCGCTCGAATGCACGCACAAGGGCTGGGGCCGCAGCATCATCATCGGCGTGGCCGAAGCGGGAGCGGAAATCAGCACGCGGCCGTTCCAGCTGGTCACCGGCCGCAAGTGGGAAGGCTCGGCCTTCGGCGGCGCGCGCGGCCGCACCGACGTGCCGAAGATCGTGGACTGGTACATGGAAGGCAAGATCAACATCGACGACCTGATCACGCACACCATGCCGCTGGAAGACATCAACAAGGGGTTCGACCTGATGAAGCGCGGCGAGTCGATTCGCGGCGTGGTCCTGTACTGA
- a CDS encoding VOC family protein, with translation MRIDHIALWTTDLERCKRFYVDYFGATAGDGYVNPTKGFASCFLSLGDGARIEAMTTSTLSPMVTEAGAQRMGWTHLAISVGSDAAVDALTQRLTADGYPLLDGPRRTGDGYYESVVLDPDGNRIEITS, from the coding sequence ATGCGCATCGATCACATCGCACTCTGGACCACCGATCTCGAACGCTGCAAGCGCTTCTATGTCGACTACTTCGGCGCGACGGCCGGCGACGGCTACGTGAACCCGACGAAAGGCTTCGCCTCCTGCTTCCTGAGCCTGGGCGACGGCGCGCGCATCGAGGCGATGACGACCAGCACGCTATCGCCCATGGTGACCGAAGCCGGCGCGCAGCGCATGGGCTGGACGCACCTGGCGATCAGCGTGGGCTCCGACGCCGCCGTCGATGCGCTCACGCAGCGGCTCACGGCCGACGGCTATCCGCTGCTCGACGGCCCGCGCCGCACCGGCGACGGCTACTACGAGAGCGTGGTGCTCGACCCGGACGGCAACCGCATCGAGATCACGTCCTGA
- a CDS encoding YciI-like protein has translation MHYLLIYDTAPDYLERRGEFRDVHLAFAWQSVERGELLLGGATGNPPDGAVLLFEAASPEVPEAFAKADPYVLNGIVTGWRVKAWNTVVGAQASTPVRPDAAR, from the coding sequence ATGCACTACCTGCTGATCTACGACACCGCCCCCGACTACCTCGAGCGCCGCGGCGAGTTCCGCGACGTGCACCTGGCCTTCGCCTGGCAGTCGGTGGAACGCGGCGAGCTGCTGCTCGGCGGCGCCACCGGCAACCCGCCCGACGGCGCGGTGCTGCTGTTCGAGGCCGCCTCGCCCGAGGTGCCGGAGGCCTTCGCCAAGGCCGACCCGTATGTGCTGAACGGCATCGTCACCGGCTGGCGGGTGAAGGCCTGGAACACCGTGGTCGGCGCGCAGGCATCGACGCCGGTCAGGCCGGACGCTGCACGATGA
- the aroQ gene encoding type II 3-dehydroquinate dehydratase, translating to MKKILVLNGPNLNLLGTREPEQYGRDTLADVERLCKETGAKLGVEIECRQSNHEGVLVDWIQEAGREVAAGHMLGVVMNPGAYTHTSIALHDAIKGASVPLIELHISNVHAREEFRHKSYISPAARGIIVGLGVKGYTLAIAALVP from the coding sequence ATGAAGAAAATCCTCGTCCTCAACGGCCCCAACCTCAACCTGCTCGGCACGCGCGAGCCCGAGCAATACGGACGCGACACGCTGGCCGATGTCGAGCGCCTGTGCAAGGAAACGGGCGCGAAGCTCGGCGTCGAGATCGAATGCCGCCAGTCGAACCACGAAGGCGTGCTGGTCGACTGGATCCAGGAAGCGGGCCGCGAAGTGGCGGCCGGCCACATGCTCGGCGTGGTGATGAACCCTGGCGCCTACACCCACACCTCGATCGCGCTGCACGATGCGATCAAGGGGGCGAGCGTGCCGCTGATCGAGCTGCACATCTCGAACGTGCATGCGCGGGAGGAGTTCCGCCACAAGTCCTACATCTCGCCTGCGGCGCGCGGGATCATCGTGGGACTGGGCGTCAAGGGCTACACGCTGGCGATTGCCGCGCTGGTTCCCTAG
- a CDS encoding glutathione S-transferase family protein — translation MTTMLKLYDYPLSGNCFKVRQMLAWLGVAYEAVPVDFYPGREHKSAAFLANVNPLGQLPVIDDEGFVLRDAQAILVYLASLYDAQHRWYPDDAKLRSQVTMWLATADEITRTASAARLHDALGYHHLNIEACRSGARAIFRVLDDHLAEQASAGLRWLASAPDPTIADLACFPYVALAGEGGIPLDEFPALRNWVWNFRHLPGFIGMSGIFPAGPA, via the coding sequence ATGACGACGATGCTGAAGCTGTACGACTATCCGCTCTCGGGCAACTGCTTCAAGGTGCGGCAGATGCTGGCGTGGCTGGGCGTTGCCTACGAAGCGGTGCCGGTCGACTTCTACCCGGGGCGCGAACACAAGTCGGCCGCGTTCCTTGCGAACGTCAATCCGCTCGGACAGCTCCCGGTGATCGACGACGAGGGCTTCGTGCTGCGCGATGCGCAGGCCATCCTGGTCTACCTGGCGAGCCTTTACGACGCGCAGCACCGCTGGTATCCGGACGATGCAAAGCTGCGCAGCCAGGTCACGATGTGGCTCGCCACCGCCGACGAGATCACCCGCACCGCTTCGGCCGCGCGCCTGCACGATGCGCTCGGCTACCACCACCTGAACATCGAGGCGTGCCGCAGCGGCGCCCGCGCCATATTCCGCGTGCTCGACGACCACCTCGCCGAACAGGCCAGCGCGGGCCTGCGCTGGCTGGCTTCGGCGCCCGATCCGACGATTGCCGACCTCGCCTGCTTCCCGTATGTCGCGCTGGCGGGCGAAGGCGGCATCCCGCTCGACGAGTTTCCGGCCCTGCGGAACTGGGTCTGGAATTTCCGACACCTGCCCGGGTTCATCGGGATGTCGGGTATCTTCCCTGCTGGCCCTGCCTGA
- a CDS encoding TfoX/Sxy family protein, whose protein sequence is MSEFVQSLHETFERLGRIQTRRMFSGHGVWHEGRMIALVFKDTLYLKSDAESAVHFDKLNLPPFTYMRQGKAMPMSYRQAPADFFEDREEAARWGRLAYEAALRSGQPPKQPKPKAAAKKTAAKKVAAKKTPAKKAPVKKKKAAPR, encoded by the coding sequence ATGAGCGAATTCGTCCAGAGCCTGCACGAGACCTTCGAGCGCCTGGGCCGCATCCAGACGCGCCGCATGTTCAGTGGCCACGGCGTGTGGCACGAGGGCCGCATGATCGCGCTCGTTTTCAAGGACACGCTGTACCTCAAGTCCGACGCCGAAAGTGCCGTGCATTTCGACAAGCTGAACCTGCCGCCCTTCACCTATATGCGCCAGGGCAAGGCGATGCCGATGTCGTACCGGCAAGCCCCGGCCGACTTCTTCGAAGACCGCGAAGAAGCCGCGCGCTGGGGCCGCCTCGCCTACGAAGCCGCCTTGCGTTCGGGCCAGCCTCCGAAACAGCCCAAGCCCAAGGCCGCAGCGAAGAAAACCGCCGCGAAGAAAGTGGCCGCCAAAAAGACACCCGCAAAGAAAGCCCCAGTGAAGAAAAAGAAAGCAGCCCCTCGGTGA
- a CDS encoding alpha/beta hydrolase codes for MNRMEPLRKIEAGVLEVAYYEAGPADGPPVLLMHGFPYDIHTYAEVAPLLADQGCRVIVPYMRGYGGTRFLSDATPRSGEQAAFGADLLALLDALKIDRAVLAGYDWGGRAACVVAALWPERCAGLVSLNSYNIQNIAKAMEPDAAENEHSLWYQYYFHSERGRAGLAKDRKAIAKLLWKLWSPTWQFDDATFERSATAFDHPDFVEVVIHSYRHRFGLVPGDPAYAGIERRLAAQPAITVPAITFDGIDDGVRPPADAAAHAHRFSGPRSHRLVPGAGHNLPQEAPRTFADAVLELVPALRNYKP; via the coding sequence ATGAACCGCATGGAACCCCTGCGCAAGATCGAAGCGGGCGTCCTCGAAGTCGCCTACTACGAAGCCGGCCCGGCAGACGGCCCGCCCGTGCTGTTGATGCACGGCTTTCCGTACGACATCCACACCTACGCCGAAGTCGCGCCATTGCTCGCGGACCAAGGCTGCCGCGTGATCGTGCCGTACATGCGCGGCTACGGGGGCACGCGCTTCCTGAGCGATGCCACGCCCCGCTCGGGCGAGCAGGCCGCCTTCGGCGCCGACCTGCTCGCGCTGCTCGATGCACTGAAGATCGACCGCGCGGTGCTCGCAGGCTACGACTGGGGCGGCCGCGCCGCCTGCGTGGTCGCGGCGCTGTGGCCCGAACGCTGCGCGGGGTTGGTCTCGCTCAACAGCTACAACATCCAGAACATCGCCAAGGCGATGGAACCCGACGCGGCCGAGAACGAGCACAGCCTCTGGTACCAGTACTACTTTCACAGCGAGCGCGGCCGCGCCGGTCTTGCGAAGGACCGCAAGGCCATCGCGAAGCTGCTCTGGAAGCTGTGGTCGCCGACCTGGCAGTTCGACGACGCCACCTTCGAGCGCAGCGCCACTGCCTTCGACCATCCGGACTTCGTCGAGGTGGTGATCCATTCGTACCGCCACCGCTTCGGCCTCGTGCCCGGCGACCCGGCGTACGCGGGCATCGAGCGCCGCCTCGCCGCGCAGCCCGCGATCACCGTGCCCGCCATCACCTTCGACGGCATCGACGACGGCGTGCGGCCACCGGCCGATGCCGCGGCCCACGCACATCGTTTCAGCGGACCGCGCTCGCACCGCCTCGTGCCCGGCGCGGGCCACAACCTGCCGCAGGAAGCGCCGCGCACCTTCGCCGATGCGGTGCTCGAACTGGTGCCCGCATTGCGCAACTACAAGCCATGA
- a CDS encoding aromatic ring-hydroxylating dioxygenase subunit alpha, which produces MPFVTDDPNMRDDWLVVGSASALSGTSERQPHAACLLGETLSLWADADGTPQCRLDAQPLAVQSRYGYLWVCPSGRPARPLFAFPEYAEPGRRTVDCGGIGVAVSGLRVIENFLDMAHFPFVHADYLGKVPHTEVAQYQVDIDPATGEIWATDCRFWQPRASAAHDTGSNVLYKYRVMQPFSAMLYKSSLRPDAQDAIGLFLQPIDDEHVIAHTILACFDDVSTDAELIAFQQTIFGQDKPILENHAFKRMPLEGRAETPTRGDTSSVTYRRWLRERGMRFGTRVAA; this is translated from the coding sequence ATGCCCTTTGTCACCGACGATCCCAACATGCGCGACGACTGGCTCGTCGTCGGATCTGCAAGCGCGCTCTCCGGCACCTCCGAACGGCAACCGCATGCCGCCTGCCTGCTCGGCGAAACGCTGTCGCTCTGGGCCGATGCCGACGGCACGCCGCAATGCCGCCTCGACGCACAGCCGCTGGCCGTGCAATCGCGCTACGGCTACCTCTGGGTCTGCCCCAGCGGTCGCCCTGCGCGCCCGCTCTTTGCATTCCCGGAATACGCCGAACCCGGCCGCCGCACCGTCGATTGCGGCGGCATCGGCGTGGCGGTGTCGGGCCTGCGCGTGATCGAGAACTTCCTCGACATGGCGCACTTCCCCTTCGTGCATGCCGACTACCTCGGCAAGGTGCCGCACACTGAGGTGGCGCAGTACCAGGTGGACATCGACCCCGCCACCGGCGAGATCTGGGCCACCGACTGCCGCTTCTGGCAGCCCCGGGCCTCGGCCGCGCACGACACCGGCAGCAACGTGCTCTACAAGTACCGCGTGATGCAGCCCTTCTCGGCCATGCTCTACAAGTCGAGCCTGCGCCCCGACGCGCAGGACGCCATCGGCCTCTTCCTGCAACCCATTGACGACGAGCATGTGATCGCCCACACGATCCTTGCCTGCTTCGACGACGTCTCCACCGACGCCGAGCTCATCGCCTTCCAGCAAACGATCTTCGGGCAGGACAAGCCGATCCTGGAGAACCACGCCTTCAAGCGCATGCCGCTCGAAGGCCGCGCCGAGACGCCGACGCGCGGCGACACGTCTTCCGTCACCTACCGCCGCTGGCTGCGCGAGCGCGGCATGCGCTTCGGCACGAGGGTCGCCGCATGA
- a CDS encoding LysR family transcriptional regulator, with amino-acid sequence MTGIDLALVQAFVLVMQSGSLTKAESLSGVSKATLSRQLTRLEELLGAQLLMRSPRRLTATEAGRAFFARCEGLLDDVTGRLEAARTEIQEITAGVSGSLSLLSDTQFSTSFVCHVVKLFLESHPDVRCQLDVASRLNAPQIGDVDCYVCSEPPDVPNLVAKLLGRLNYGLYASPQYLERQGTPQVPEDLLDHRSIVMKEASGPSQVLLVSGASGSYAFRPEPAFETNDHWVMKTFCIDGFGIALLPAFFARPEVAQGVLVPVLPQWQPEPRRIYCAYQRQRYMGQKLRAFVDLMARCVVDIDSYNYYVGSSAARRGRAGARP; translated from the coding sequence GTGACCGGCATCGACCTGGCGCTGGTGCAGGCTTTCGTGCTGGTCATGCAAAGCGGCAGCCTCACGAAGGCCGAGAGCCTGTCGGGCGTCTCCAAGGCCACATTGAGCCGGCAGCTCACGCGGCTGGAGGAACTGCTGGGCGCACAACTGCTGATGCGCAGCCCGCGCCGCCTCACGGCGACCGAGGCCGGGCGCGCCTTCTTCGCGCGCTGCGAAGGCCTGCTGGACGATGTGACGGGCCGGCTGGAGGCCGCGCGCACCGAGATCCAGGAGATCACGGCGGGCGTCTCGGGCAGTCTTTCCTTGCTATCCGATACGCAGTTCAGCACCTCGTTCGTCTGCCACGTCGTCAAGCTGTTCCTGGAGTCGCACCCCGATGTGCGTTGCCAGCTCGACGTGGCGAGCCGCCTGAATGCGCCGCAGATCGGCGATGTCGATTGCTACGTGTGCTCCGAGCCGCCCGACGTGCCGAACCTCGTCGCCAAGCTGCTGGGCCGGCTGAATTACGGCCTCTATGCGAGCCCGCAGTACCTCGAGCGCCAGGGCACGCCGCAGGTGCCCGAAGACCTGCTGGATCACCGCTCGATCGTGATGAAGGAAGCCTCGGGGCCGTCGCAGGTTCTGCTGGTCTCGGGCGCATCGGGCAGCTACGCCTTTCGCCCGGAACCCGCCTTCGAGACCAACGACCACTGGGTGATGAAGACCTTCTGCATCGACGGCTTCGGCATCGCGCTGCTGCCGGCCTTCTTTGCCCGGCCCGAAGTGGCGCAGGGCGTGCTCGTGCCGGTGCTGCCGCAATGGCAGCCGGAGCCGCGGCGCATCTACTGCGCCTACCAGCGGCAGCGCTACATGGGGCAGAAACTGCGCGCGTTCGTCGACCTGATGGCGCGCTGCGTGGTGGACATCGATTCGTACAACTACTACGTGGGCTCGTCCGCGGCCCGGCGGGGCAGGGCGGGTGCAAGACCATAA